The following proteins come from a genomic window of Miscanthus floridulus cultivar M001 chromosome 2, ASM1932011v1, whole genome shotgun sequence:
- the LOC136532572 gene encoding nicotianamine synthase 2-like has translation MEAQNVEVAALVQKIAALHADIAKLPSLSPSPVVDALFTNLVMACVPPSPVDVTKLSPDAQRMREELIRLCSDAEGHLEVHYADMLAAFDNPLDHLGRFPYFSNYINLSKLEYALLVRYVPGLAPSRIAFVGSGPLPFSSLVLAARHLPNALFDNYDRCGAANDRARKLVRTDEGLRKRMSFHTADVANLTDDLRKYDVVFLAALVGMAAEDKAKVVAHLGRHMADGAALVVRSAHGARGFLYPIVDPEDIRRGGFDVLAVYHPDDEVINSVIITRKIDAHAKGLQNGHAHARGAVPIVSPPCKCCKMEANALQKREEMATTELSI, from the coding sequence ATGGAGGCCCAGAACGTGGAGGTTGCTGCCCTGGTGCAGAAGATCGCGGCCCTCCACGCCGACATCGCCAAGCTGCCGTCGCTGAGCCCGTCCCCCGTCGTCGACGCGCTGTTCACCAACCTCGTCATGGCCTGCGTCCCGCCGAGCCCTGTCGACGTGACCAAGCTCAGCCCGGACGCCCAGAGGATGCGGGAGGAGCTCATCCGCCTCTGCTCCGACGCCGAGGGACACCTTGAGGTGCACTACGCCGACATGCTCGCCGCCTTCGACAACCCGCTCGACCACCTCGGCCGCTTCCCTTACTTCAGCAACTACATCAACCTGAGCAAGCTCGAGTACGCCCTCCTGGTCCGCTATGTCCCGGGCCTCGCGCCTTCCCGCATCGCCTTCGTCGGATCAGGCCCCTTGCCGTTCAGCTCGCTCGTGCTCGCCGCCCGCCACCTGCCGAACGCGCTGTTCGACAACTACGACCGGTGTGGCGCCGCCAACGACCGTGCCCGGAAGCTGGTCCGCACGGACGAGGGCCTGCGCAAGCGAATGTCCTTCCACACCGCCGACGTCGCCAACCTCACGGACGACCTCCGCAAGTACGACGTGGTCTTCCTGGCCGCGCTCGTCGGCATGGCGGCCGAGGACAAGGCCAAGGTGGTTGCGCACCTTGGCAGACACATGGCGGACGGAGCGGCTCTCGTCGTGCGGAGCGCTCACGGGGCTCGCGGGTTCCTGTACCCGATCGTCGATCCGGAGGACATCCGGCGCGGCGGGTTCGACGTGCTTGCAGTGTACCACCCGGACGACGAGGTCATCAACTCCGTCATCATCACGCGTAAGATCGACGCCCACGCGAAGGGACTTCAGAATGGGCACGCGCATGCGCGCGGCGCGGTGCCGATAGTGAGCCCGCCGTGCAAGTGCTGCAAGATGGAGGCGAACGCGCTCCAGAAGAGGGAGGAGATGGCGACGACGGAGCTGTCCATCTGA